Genomic segment of Synechococcus sp. A15-28:
CAGACCTTTTATCTGTGGCGAGAAGAACAAAACGCCCCAGGCGTCATGACGGCCACGGCACCCTCCAAGGAAACAATCCTCGTGGTCGATGACGAGGCCTCGATCCGGCGGATTCTTGAAACCCGTCTGTCGATGATCGGGTACAACGTCGTCACAGCCTGCGACAGTACGGAAGCTCTCGAGCTGTTCGAAAACACCGCTCCGGATCTGGTGGTTCTCGACGTGATGATGCCGAAGCTGGATGGCTACGGCGTCTGCCAGGAGCTGCGCAAGGAATCGGATGTGCCGATCGTGATGCTGACGGCCCTCGGCGATGTGGCGGACCGCATCACCGGGCTTGAGCTCGGTGCCGATGACTACGTCGTCAAACCCTTCAGCCCCAAGGAACTGGAAGCGCGCATCCGTTGTGTGCTGCGCCGGGTGGAGAAGGAGCAGGTTGCTGGCATCCCCAACTCAGGGGTGATTCAGGTCTCGGATCTCCGCATCGACACCAACAAGCGACAAGTGTTCCGGGCCGACGAACGGATCCGCCTCACGGGGATGGAGTTCAGCCTGTTGGAACTGCTGGTGAGTCGCTCCGGCGAGCCCTTCAATCGCGGCGAGATCCTCAAGGAAGTCTGGGGCTACACCCCGGAACGTCACGTGGACACCCGCGTGGTGGATGTTCATATCTCGCGGCTTCGTTCCAAACTGGAGGACGATCCCGCGAACCCCGAGCTGATCCTGACGGCTCGCGGCACCGGTTATCTGTTCCAGCGCATCATCGACTCCGTTGCCTCCGAAGGACCCTGATTCCGCCCGGACCCCAGAGTCCAGGAGCAAGAGCAGCCGACCCCGGGCGATCCGTCGCCTGGTGATCTGGTATCGGCGTAACGCTGCGGTCACCTCACTGGTGGACACAGCCACCAGCTCCGCCTCAGCAGCGGGGAGCGTGGCCAACTCCATGCTGCAGCCACTGGTCTTCGACCCCCTGCGCTGGCTTCAGGGCAACACAGACGACGAGGAGATCAACGACGCCGACCGGCTCTGGGTTGCGGTGGATGGCATGGGCGGAGACCATGCCCCCGGCCCGATCCTGGAGGGCTGTCTGGAGGCCATCGATCGCCTGCCTCTGAAAATCCGCTTTGTCGGTGAAACCGACAAGGTGCTGGCAGAGGCGGACGCCCTGGGCCTGCATCAGCGACTGGAACGTGCCCAGGCAGCCGATCATCTCGATCTGGTGGCCAGCGGACCGTCCATCGGCATGGACGATGAAGCCACCGCCGTGCGACGCAAACGCGACGCCAGCATCAACCTGGCGATGGATCTGGTGAAAAAGGGTCAGGCCCTGGCCGTTTACTCAGCCGGCAACTCCGGCGCAATGATGGCCTCGGCGATTTTCCGGCTCGGCCGGCTGAAGGGAATCGACCGACCTGCCATCGGTGCCCTGTTCCCCACCAAAGACCCTGGCAAGCCGGTGCTGGTGCTGGATGTGGGCGCCAACATGGATTGCAAACCGGTGTATCTGCACCAGTTCGCCCTGCTGGGCAACATCTACAGCCGGGATGTGCTCCAGGTGAAGCAACCGCGGATCGGGCTTCTGAACATCGGTGAGGAGGAGTGCAAGGGCAACGATCTGGCCCTCAAAACCCATGAGCTGCTGCGTAATGAGGCTCGCCTGCGCTTCACCGGCAACTGTGAGGGCAGAGATGTGCTCTCCGGTGAATTCGATGTCGTCGTCTGCGACGGTTTCACCGGCAACGTCCTGCTGAAATTCCTGGAATCAGTGGGCAGCGTGCTGTTGGGGGTGCTGCGGGCCGAATTGCCCCGTGGCCGGAGGGGCAAGGTGGGATCAGCCTTCCTGCGCAGCAACCTGCGCCGGATCAAGAAACGGCTGGACCACGCCGAACATGGCGGTGCACTGCTGCTGGGGGTCAACGGCGTGGCGGTAATCGGCCATGGCAGCAGCAAGGCCCTATCGGTGGTGAGTGCCCTGCGCATCGCCCATTCCGCCGCCAGCCATGGCGTGATGGAGGACCTTGCCGCGCTGCAGAGCGGCTGTGATTGACTGACGCCACGCGTATTCACCCCGCTTTGGTCGAGCAGTTCCACAGGACCGGCGGTGTGGTGTTCCGAGGCAGTGGCAGCGCCACCCCTCAGCGCTCCATCAGCAACACCGAGCTGGGGCAACGGGTGGAAACCAGCGATGACTGGATCCGCAGTCGCACAGGAATCGCAGCCCGACGGGTCATCGGGGCGGACGAAAGTCTGAGCGAACTCAACGCACGAGCGGCGGAACGCGCTCTGGCCATGGCGGGATGGTCGGCGGAGACCCTGGATCTGATCCTGCTGGCCACCTCCACACCCGACGATCTGTTCGGCTCTGCACCGCGGCTGCAGGCCCGCATCGGGGCCGTCAACGCAGCAGCCTTCGATCTCACCGCCGCCTGCAGCGGTTTTCTGTTCGCTGTCGTCACCGCAGCCCAGTACCTGCGCAGTGGGGCGATGCAACGGATCCTGGTGGTGGGGGCCGACCAGCTCAGCCGCTGGGTCGACTGGGACGACCGTCGGTCCTGCGTGCTGTTCGGAGATGCCGCCGGCGCCGTGGTGATGGAAGCCTCGAAGGAGCAGGACGACCTCCAGGGGTTCCTGCTGCGCTCCGATGGAGGCCGTGGTGCGGTGTTGCAGCTGCCCCAGAGCAGCGAACGAGCTCCTCTGGTGGGCGATGCCAGCCATCAAAGGGGCGGCTTTGAGCCAATTCAGATGAACGGCCAGGAGGTCTACAAGTTCGCTGTGCGCGAGGTGCCGGCGATCCTGGAGACGCTGCTCCAGAAAACAGAGACCCACCCGGATTCCCTCGACTGGCTGTTGTTGCACCAGGCCAACCAACGCATCCTCGATGCCGTGGCGGAGCGCTTCTCGATTCCGAACGAGAAAGTCCTGAGCAACCTGGCCCACTACGGCAACACCTCAGCCGCCACCATCCCTCTGATGCTGGATGAAGCGGTGCGGGATGGACGCATCCAAGCGGGACATCGCATCGCCAGCAGCGGCTTCGGTGCGGGACTGAGCTGGGGTGCAGCCCTGCTGCACTGGAGCGGGCCCGCGTAATCTCCCCGCACAACGGTGCGGACACGTCATGGCGATCGCCTGGGTTTTTCCCGGCCAGGGCTCACAGAAAGTGGGCATGGCGGATCCCGTGCTCAGCCTCAACGGCGCCAGCCAGCGCTTCGCCATGGCGTCCGAATTGCTGGGCCGTGACCTCCTGGCGATCTGCCAGGGCAACAGCGGCGGCGGCAGCGGCCCCGACGACCTCAACGACACCCGCAACACCCAACCGGCCCTGTTTGTGGTGGAGTCCCTGCTGGTGGACAACCTGATCGAACAGGGGCGCGACGCCGCCCTGGTGGCTGGCCACAGCCTTGGGGAACTGGTGGCTCTCTATGCCGCTGGTGTGTTTGATCTGGAGACGGGGCTCAAGCTGATGCAGACCCGATCCGAGCTGATGGCGGCCGCCGGTGGCGGCGCGATGACCGCCGTGATCGGCTTCGACCGCAGCCAGCTCGAAGCGCTGGTGAACGACACCGAAGGGGTGAGCATCGCCAACGACAACAGCGACGCCCAGGTGGTGATCTCGGGGCAGCCTGATGCGGTGCAGACCGTGAGCACCAACCTCAAGTGCAAACGCGCCATCCCTCTGGCGGTGTCCGGGGCCTTTCACTCCCCCTTCATGGCCGAGGCGGCTGAAGCCTTCGCCAGCACGCTGGATGGCGTCAGCTTCCAGGATGCTCGGATCCCGGTGCTGAGCAACAGCGATCCCACCGGCTGCACCGAGGCAGCCAGCCTCAAGCAACGGTTGAAACAACAGATGACCACCGGCGTCCGCTGGCGGGAGACCATGGCCTCCATGGCGGAAGGTGGCATCGACACCTTGGTGGAGATCGGGCCGGGGAACGTGCTCAGCGGCCTGGCCAAACGCAGCATGACCGGCGTGACCACGGCACAGATCGCCAGTTCGGGCGATCTCGGCCAGTGAGCAGCGCACCACTGGCTCTAGCTCCAAAACCCAGCCTCGCTTACCGCCTGGTGAGTGGGTTGCTGGTGTTTCCACTCTTCCGGGGACTGTTTCGGGGCTCCACCCGCGGCCTGCAGCACGTGCCGAAGCAGGGGGCATTGGTGGTGGTGTCCAACCACGGCTCCCATTTGGATCCCCCGCTGCTCGGTCACGCCCTGGGGCGGCCGGTGGCGTTCATGGCCAAGGCGGAACTGTTCGCCGTACCGCTGCTGGGGGCTGTGATCCGCGCCTGTGGCGCCTATCCGGTCCGTCGGGGTGCCAGTGACCGAGAAGCCATCCGCACGGCCACAGCACGCTTGATGGAGGGTTGGGCTACGGGGGTGTTTCTGGATGGCACCCGCCAGCCGGACGGTCGCGTCAATGCTCCACAACCTGGAGCCGCGCTGCTGGCTGCCCGCAGCGGAGCACCTCTGCTGCCGGTGGCGATCCTCAACAGCCATCGCGCCCTTGGAACCGGCCAGGTTCTGCCCCGGTTGGTTCCTCTTCAACTGCGGGTGGGTGAGCCCGTGCCGGCTCCGGCGAGTCGCCGTCGCGCCGACCTCGATGCCACCACAGCCCTTCTTCAGGAGCGGATCAACGCTCTGTTGGAGCAGGATCCGCAGTATCCCTGAGGTCCCGGCCGGTCACCACCCAGCCCACGGCACGTAGCCAGTCTCTCCAACGCCTGACGGCACCCTCGTCACGGCAATTTGGTTCACACGCCACCGGCACGCCCGTGATCTGAATGCCACGGCTGCCGGCCACCACCTGGCCCACAGCAAGGGAGCGTTGCAGATGATCGGCGCTCGTCACGACGACAACATGGCGGACGCCCTGGGACGCCAGGTCATCCACGACGGACGTGAAATTGCTCAAGGTGTCGCGGGCCCTGTAATCCAGCTGCACTTGATCGGTCGTCAGCCCTTCCTCCTGAACCAACCAGCTGGCGTATTCAGGATTGCTGCCGCCACTCACCAGCAATGGCAGATCCAGTTGCCGTGCCAGCCGCGCCCCCACCCGTTCGCGATCGACATCTCCTCCCAACACCAGCACCAGCTCAGGCGGTGTGGTGTCCAGCAAAGCCCGGCGGTAGGGCGCCAGGGGCCCTTGAGCCACCAGCCACGTCAGCAATCCTGCGCTGAGCAGAACACCCGCCCGGATCCCGGCCATCAGACCGGCCCCACCGGAGAGGTCGGGTAGATGGGGAGGACGGGTTGCCAGGGGAGCGACTCATCCCGCTGAAGGGACCGCTGGAGGCGCCCCAGCAACGCCGCCACGTCGACGTCCACATCCACCTCTGCCTCGACGGCAGGACTCACCTGCTGATCCGCCTCCAGTAAACGCGGAGCCTGCAGCTCCTCCACCACAGCGTCCCTCACGCGGTACTGCCCGGCGACCACCCCCCGGCGAAGCAGCGGCTTGGTGATCCAGAACGGCTGCTCATCGGTCGCCAGACGCTGGGCCATCAGGGCGAAGCTGCTCACACCCAGCAATGGACAGCCAAGCTGCTGGGCCAGGGTGCGTGCCATCACTACCGAAAGGCGCGTGCCGGTGAATCCCCCTGGTCCGGTGGCCACAGCCAGTCCTTTGAACTCACGCCAGCGGCCATGGGGCACCAGGCTCGCGACCCGCTCAATCAGGCTGTTGGAAAGGCCTCGACCGTCATCGAACCCCATCACCCGCGGGCGGCCCTGGTCGACCAGGGGATCCTGAACTGCCACGCCGAAACGTTCGGTGCAGCTGTGCAGCGCCAGCAGCAGAGGGGAATCAGTCATCACTGCGGGACGGCTTCTCCAGGGCGCAGTCGGCTCCAGCGTCCGGGGTCGGACGCAAAGCTGGAGCAGGCCCGAACATCCCATTCAATGCCCGCACCACCACCGGGCAGATCCATGACGGAGACATGAATTCTCGGGGAGCGGGGCTCAAAATCCGGAACCTCGCTGAGGTGATCCACCCCATGCTGACGCTCAACTGCGTGATAGGCCTGGCAGCGGTCGACCCAGCGGCAATCCACACAGATGCACATGCCCTCCGAACCTGCGGCTGACTCCATTTTGGAGCGCCTGGCACCCCAGCGCTGGCCCCTGCCGCTGGATCGACTCCCAAAGGAGACAGCCCTGGTGGGGGGAGCTGTTCGTGATGCATTGCTGGATCGACTCAAGCCACAACCCGATCTCGATCTTGTGGTCCCAAGCGGTGCCCTCGCCCTGACGCGAAGCCTGGCCAAGGGCCTCGGAGGCAGATGCGTGGTGCTGGACGAGGAGCGGGATATGGCTCGCCTGGTGCTGGGGGAATGGACCGTGGACATCGCCCGGCGGGATGGCCCGACCCTCGAGGCGGATCTGGAACGACGGGACTACCGCCTCAACGCCATCGCCCTGCCGTTGCACAGGCCTGAGCAACTGATCGATCCCACCGGCGGTCTGGAGGACCTGCAACAGCGACGGCTGACGGCCGTGCGCGAATCCAACCTCACCGACGATCCGCTGCGGCTGTTGCGGGGCCTGCGGTTGATGGCTGAGATCCCCCTCACCCTCGACTCCATCACCGCCGACTGGATGGAGCGCCACCGGCAACAACTGGTCCGTGCCGCACCGGAACGGATCCTGGCGGAACTGCAGAAACTGGTGGCAGGTCCGCTGGCCGATCAGGCCCTTGTGCAGCTCACTCGGCTCAAGCTGGTCGAACCCTGGTCAGCGGGTCAGCCCCTGCCGACGGCGCACCACGCAGCTCAGCTCACAGCCGACGAACGGGAGCGGGCCTTGCCCCTGGCCCGCCTGACCGCCCTCATCAGTGACCAGGGGCTGGAGCAGCTGAAGGCCAGTCGAGCCCTGCGCCAGCGGTGCCGGCGACTGCGCCAGTGGCAGCACCAGCTGCCGCCGGATCCCGCAACGCTTGCCGAAGCGCAGCGGGTGCAACTGCATCTGGATCTCGATCGGGATCTACCCGCACTGGCCCTTCAGCTCGACCCAACCCGTCAGAGCAGCTGGCTGCAGCGCTGGCGCGACCCTAAGGACCCGCTGTTCCATCCGGCCACCCCTGTGGATGGATCCACGCTGCAGCGCGAATTCAACCTCGCTCCAGGCCCCGGGATCGGGGCACTGCTGATGCATCTGCGTCAGGAAAGGGCTTTTGGACGCCTGATTGGCCGCGACGATGCACTCGAGGAAGCGCACCGTTGGATCAAACGAAATCGGGACGCACTGTGATTAACTTTGCAGGTGTCAACGATGACGGTCCGACACCGACGATTCGCATTTCCCTTCCTTCATGAGCATCCGCCTGTACATCGGCAACCTGCCGCAGACCTTTGACGAACAGGAGCTGGCTGCTCTGCTTAAGAGTGTTGGAGAGGGAATCCGGTTCAAGTCAGTTCTCGACCGCGAAACCGGCGCATCACGCGGTTTCGGCTTCGCCAATGTCGACGACGAAAAAGTGGCCGATGCTGTGATCGAACAGCTGAACGGCAAGGAGTTCGGCGGCAGCGCCCTTCGCGTCGAGCGCTCTGAGCGCCGTGAGAACGGCGGTGGTAATCGCCGTGGCCCCAACGGTGGCGGCAATGGTCAGCCCCAGGTGGCACGCAAGGCCGTCAACAAGGTCGTGCACAGTGACGCCCCTGGAGAGGGTGCTCCTGACCCCCGTTGGGCCGGCGAGTTGTCCAAACTGAAGGATCTTCTTGCCAACCAGAAAACAGCTGTCTGACAGGTCCCGACCTGAAAATCAAACGCTTGCATCTACCCCGGAGAGTGCCATCTCCGGGGTTTTTTGATGGGCCGATCAGCGTGCCTGGGCCAGAACGAAAGAGCGCGGCAGATCCAGCAGCTTGCTGATCTTGCCCACATAGGCACGGTTGTTGAACACGTCGTAATCAACCCGTTCAATGGCATCGAGGATGCCTCTGTACAGCCGAAGCGACGTCCATACAGGCCAGCGCGCGTCGCGGGAGAGCCAGCGCACACCCGCTTCTGATCGCGCGAACCAGTCCCTGGCCCGCTGCAGTTGGAATTGCATCAGCTCAGACCAGGCGCTGTTGAGCCGTCCGGCCATCAGATCCTCTTCCGAGTAACCGAAGCGCTCGAGATCCTCGAGCGGCAGATAAATGCGTCCCCGGCCTCGGTCTTCTCCCACATCGCGAAGGATGTTGGTGAGCTGATTGGCGATGCCGAGAGCCACCGCCGCATCGGAGGTGTCCGGCCGGTCACTCCATGGGGCTGAGGTATAGGCACCATCAACCCCCATCACCCCCTGGGTCATCAGGCCGACGGTTCCAGCAACCCGATAGCAGTACAGCTTGAGATCCTCGAAGCGTGGATAACGCGTCCAGGTCAGATCCATCCTCTGCCCCTCAATCATATCGAGGTAGGGCTGAATGTCCTGGGGAAAGCGCTCGAGGGTGTGCACCATCACGGCGTCGAGATCATCCTCGATCGTGCCCTTGAACAGCGCTCGCGTTTTGTCCTCCCAGCGATCCAGACGCTCTGCCAGTTCCTCAACGGGTCTGGCTTGGGCCTCAGGGCTGTCCATCAGCTCGTCGGTGCGGCGGCACCAGACATAGATGGCCCAGATGGCACGACGCTTCTCCTGGGGCAGCAGAAGCGTCCCCAGGTAAAAGGTCTTGGCCCACTCGGCGGTCTCGCGACGGCAGGCCTCAAAGGCTGCGTCGAGATCCGGGGCTGCGAGGGGCATGACTCAGGCCGCGACCGGCTCGCTGACAGAGGTCGATGATGCCAGCTGATCCTGCTTGCGGTCCACAGCACCGGCACAGAGCTTGCCGCTGAGCACCGCCCCTTCCATGGAAGCCAGGTAGCGCTGCATCGTGTAGTCGCCGGCCAGGAAGAAGTTCTTGATCGGCGTGGTCTGGTCTGGACGCAGCTGCTGGCAGCCCGGGGTGGTCTTGTAGACCGACAGCGGTGTCTTCACGACCTTGTACTTGAGCAGCGTGGCAGGGTTGTCGCCACCGAAGTGCATCGGGAAGAGCTTTTGGAGTTCACCCATGGTGGCTTCGATGATTTCCTCATCCGGCCGGCCGATCCAGTCCTTGGCCGGGGCAAACACCAGCTCCAGCATCGACTTGTCGGGGTCTTCGTACTCCTTGCAGGTGATGCTCATGTCGGCATAGACGCTGAGCAGAGGGGAGCGGCTGAACAACAGGTGGTCGATGTCGGTGAGCTTGCGGTCAAACCAGAGGTGGAGGTTGATCACGGGAACACCGCGCAGCCCGTCCAGCTTTTTGAACACCGGCATCTGCTTCCAGGGCTCCGGCAACAACAGCTTGAACGGATCCACAGGCAGCGCACTCACGTAGGCATCGGCGGTGAGGTCAAAGCTGTCCTTGCCCTTCACACCACCGATGTGGAAGGCGGCCACTGAGCCGTCGTCATTGAGCTTGATCTCCCGCAGCGGACTGTCGAGATGCACCTCTCCGCCAAGACTCTCGACGTACTCAACCACCGGCTGACACAGACGTTCCGGCGGTGCACCATCGAGGAAGGCCATCTTGGAGCCGTTCTTCTCCTGCAGGAAACGGTTCAGAGCGGTCAGCACCACCGTGGCTGAAATTTCATCAGGATCGATGAAGTTCAGAGCCTTGCTCATCGCCAAGAACACTTCATCGTTGACCCGTTCGGGAATGTTGTGGACCCGCAGCCACTCGGTCCAGGAATACTTGTCGCACTCTTCGACGTAGCCCTGGCCCCGGAGCATGGCGGGGACCAGTCCCAGGCCGAAACTGATCTTCTCAGGCCAGCTCAGCATGTCGTTGTTGCCCAGGATCGCGGCAACACCATTCACGGGTGCCGGCAGATCGGGGAAGTCGAAACGGCTGTAGGTGCCAGGTTCGTCCTGCTGGTTGAAGATCATCGAATGGCTCTTCCACTGCAGCCGGTCTTCGATGTTCAGCTCCTTGAACAGCTGCAGCATGTTCGGGTAGGCGCCGAAGAAGATGTGCAGGCCGGTCTCGTACCAGTCACCGTCCTCGTCCTTCCAGGCCGCCACCTTGCCGCCGAGCACGTCACGGGCTTCCACCACGATGGGGGTATGGCCTGCATCAGCCAGGTACTTGGCGCAGGACAGACCCGCAAGACCGGCTCCGGCAATAGCGACGCGCATGCGGATAGTGAAAAGATGAAACCAACCTTAAAAGGGCCCGATCCCCTTTCGCTTCTTAGAGTCCCTGCACGACCGCAGTGCGCGCCATGGCTGACACCCTGCTGAAATGCACCACCCGCCATGTGCGCCTGTTCACGGCTCGGGTGGAGAACGACGATCTTGTTCCTTCCGGGGATGAATTGACCCTGGATCTCGATCCGGACAACGAGTTCCTCTGGCCCGACGCTGTGGTCACCAAGGTGCAACAGCGCTTTCAGCAACTGGTGGAAGCCGGCGCCGGTGGCGAACTCAGTGATTACAGCCTCAGGCGGATCGGAACAGACCTTGAGGGCTACATCCGCCAGCTGCTGCAGGCCGGAGAACTCAGCTACAACCCAGATGGGAGGGTTCAGAACTTCTCCATGGGCCTGCCCCGCACACCAGATCTGCTGTGAGCCGTTCCCGCTATGACAGACCCGAGCGCTACGAGCGCCCCGACCGCTACGACAGGTCTGAGCGACGGGGTGGTGGCTATGGACGCCCTCCGGGCCCTCCTCAAGGCAATGAGGGCCAGGGTGGATTTCAATTCAGCACGCTCACAGCGGCTGTTCTGGCCGGGGTCCTGATTGTGGGCATCGGCATCGGCAGCGCCGTCACCAGCACCACCCAGGGCGACCAGGGCAACATCGCGAGCTCTCAGCAGCTGGACATGGCGGTGCCCGACCCCGAGTTCTGCCGTCAGTGGGGGGCCAGCGCCTTCGTGATGGACATCGAGATGTACACAACCCTCAACCCCTCCAGCAGCTTCGTCACCCAGCCCACGCTTCAGCCCGGCTGTGTGATTCGACGGGAAAACTGGAGTGTGTTGCGCAAGGAAGGGGCCATCACCGCGAACCAGGAACGCGAGTGCAAGCAGCGGATGAACACCTTTGCCTACATCGGCTCGGTGCGCGACAAACCTGTGGTGCGCTGCGTTTACCAGACCGACATCAGCGAAAACAAGTTCCTCACCCGTGGTATCGCTGATGACGCAGCCGGCGTCACGCCGGAAGCCGATCAGTTCTGATCGATCAGCTTTGGAGCGGTAAGGGCTGAGACGGCTTGGCTTGCCGCAACGGGCTGTCGGCACTGGCGAACACCGGCAGCACGTCCTGCCGGAAGGCCGCTGAAGCGCGGGAGCTGTAACGGGCGGGGTGGGTGATCAACTTCAGTTGCCGCCGCACCTGCAGATCCGCCACCACCGGTCGGTGAATCGTTCCAGCCGCCAGCTCCCGTTCAATCGAGACCACAGGCACAAAGGCCGCACCAAGACCGGCCTGAACAGCGTTCTTGATCGCTTCCAGGGAGTTCAGTTCCATCTCAAAGCGCAGCCGCTGCACGTCCAATCCGGATCGAGCCAGCAGCTGGTCCACCATCTTGCGGGTGGTGGATTGGGCATCAAGGCATACAAAGCCAAGCCTGTACAGGTCTTCCTTAGTGAGTTCCGCCAGGCGGGCCAGGGGATGCTTCACCGGTAACACCAGGGCCAACTCGTCGCTGGCGTAGGGCACCACCTGGAGCAGGTCGTTGAGCTCAGGCGGCAGTTCACCCCCGATGATCGCCAGATCGATCTGGCCATTGGCCACGCTCCAGCCCGTCCGGCGGGTGCTGTGAACCTGAAGCTGCACAGCGACATCCGGATACTTCTGCCGGAACAGGCCGATCATTCTTGGCATCAGGTAAGTGC
This window contains:
- a CDS encoding NAD(P)H-quinone oxidoreductase subunit M codes for the protein MADTLLKCTTRHVRLFTARVENDDLVPSGDELTLDLDPDNEFLWPDAVVTKVQQRFQQLVEAGAGGELSDYSLRRIGTDLEGYIRQLLQAGELSYNPDGRVQNFSMGLPRTPDLL
- a CDS encoding DUF3172 domain-containing protein, translating into MSRSRYDRPERYERPDRYDRSERRGGGYGRPPGPPQGNEGQGGFQFSTLTAAVLAGVLIVGIGIGSAVTSTTQGDQGNIASSQQLDMAVPDPEFCRQWGASAFVMDIEMYTTLNPSSSFVTQPTLQPGCVIRRENWSVLRKEGAITANQERECKQRMNTFAYIGSVRDKPVVRCVYQTDISENKFLTRGIADDAAGVTPEADQF
- a CDS encoding LysR family transcriptional regulator: MADLPFTLDQLRILRAIVSEGSFKKAADSLYVTQPAVSLQIQNLEKQLEVSLFDRGGRKAQLTEAGHLLLSYCDRILSQCHEACRALDDLHNLKGGSLIVGASQTTGTYLMPRMIGLFRQKYPDVAVQLQVHSTRRTGWSVANGQIDLAIIGGELPPELNDLLQVVPYASDELALVLPVKHPLARLAELTKEDLYRLGFVCLDAQSTTRKMVDQLLARSGLDVQRLRFEMELNSLEAIKNAVQAGLGAAFVPVVSIERELAAGTIHRPVVADLQVRRQLKLITHPARYSSRASAAFRQDVLPVFASADSPLRQAKPSQPLPLQS